From Deinococcus taeanensis, one genomic window encodes:
- a CDS encoding Ig-like domain-containing protein has protein sequence MDLPTLRWITRLWPLFLLALWGLAAAAPSLVIQPLTWNVIGLDSNNVNDGPNIFPVGARVCNVGDATATGAQARFVFDGGTTNSFVALHGLSTITLKDLPAGPAPAHPNKLSSTPANCQDAIFNVQITRSASAYSSLISSAATPAQRNTQLYHIEATATGTGVVSTPTPRELFVEKLVSQNRNYVISFTGPSTVAVGQEVELTLTASTATNGYEQMENYPILVNTVFQILNVTSTYNSPAGAINSSPYADACGWENVINSVNYHNNGACIGPANYAGGKVGDTLTTTYRVRIVGGGVQGVFNVIYDFSGSSYHYNSDYGTSRNGFTITAVRPDLTLTKTHTGIFTAGQPGSFTFTVRATDADVYGTTTVTDALPAGLTLPDGPVTVSGPNASSWACTALNSKVTCTSTNTSATTPLLTAGSASTFTISGVTVGSAAFPSTTNTATVSNPNETATGNNAASDPVSVNLPPTAASDAVTTPYATSVTLNVLANDTDAAPGTINAATVDLDPGVTGLQTSRTVAGQGTFTVSSAGVVTFTPVTGFSGVSSVTYTVQDNQGALSNAAAITVTVRPLAVNDTNTTPSNQAVTTSVLGNDAGSALNPSSVVFPAAGQPTGSAVTSSGKILTVTGQGTYTVNPDGTVTFTPATNYTGTASAVTYQVSDGSGQTATATLTVTVTNRPPTASNDSAIITAPGQPITLPNVTSNDTDPDGTLNLSTLTFVNAPTGGTLSNGGQTLTITGQGTWTLNRSTGAVTFTPQSGFVTNPTPAQYTVQDSQGATSNAATITLTVSSAVDVTVTKAAPAYAKAAEPLTYTLTVKVSGGPASAVQLTDPLPAGVTFQAASDAGSYDASSRTVTWVLGALPTGTRTVTVTVLAPTGAQLTADANVRTLVNTASVTTATPEADATNNSATAQTLMVHAPLTKTVRNVTRATAFGSAGGGLPGERLEYCIAFLNAGGVALPNFVLVDPVPANTRVDVNAYDAARANGSAGNGIQLTRAGLGYLSSAQDTDAGSLSSAGGTFGQGVMTVRLGTLAPNEQGNACFQVTIR, from the coding sequence ATGGACCTTCCGACGCTCCGGTGGATCACGCGCCTCTGGCCGCTGTTCCTGCTGGCGCTCTGGGGGCTGGCCGCAGCGGCCCCGAGCCTCGTGATCCAGCCGCTCACCTGGAACGTCATCGGTCTGGACAGCAACAACGTCAACGACGGACCCAACATCTTCCCGGTCGGCGCGCGCGTGTGCAACGTCGGCGACGCCACCGCCACCGGCGCCCAGGCGCGCTTTGTGTTCGACGGCGGTACCACCAACAGTTTCGTCGCCCTCCATGGCCTGAGCACGATCACCCTCAAGGACCTGCCCGCCGGGCCCGCCCCGGCCCACCCGAACAAACTGAGCAGCACGCCGGCCAACTGCCAGGACGCCATCTTCAACGTGCAGATCACCCGCAGCGCCAGCGCGTACTCCAGCCTGATCTCCAGTGCCGCGACACCCGCGCAGCGCAACACCCAGCTCTACCACATCGAAGCCACCGCCACCGGCACTGGCGTGGTCTCCACGCCCACCCCCCGCGAATTGTTCGTGGAAAAACTCGTCTCCCAGAACCGCAACTACGTCATCAGCTTCACCGGTCCATCCACCGTCGCTGTGGGGCAGGAAGTCGAACTGACCCTCACCGCGTCCACCGCCACGAACGGGTACGAGCAGATGGAGAACTACCCGATCCTGGTGAACACCGTGTTTCAGATTCTGAACGTCACCAGCACGTACAACTCTCCGGCCGGCGCGATCAACAGCAGCCCCTACGCGGACGCCTGCGGCTGGGAGAACGTCATCAACAGCGTCAACTACCACAACAACGGCGCGTGCATCGGCCCGGCGAACTACGCGGGCGGCAAGGTCGGCGATACCCTCACCACCACCTACCGCGTGCGGATCGTCGGCGGAGGCGTGCAGGGCGTCTTCAACGTCATCTACGACTTCTCCGGCAGTTCCTACCACTACAACAGCGACTACGGCACCAGCCGCAACGGCTTCACCATCACCGCGGTCCGCCCGGACCTCACCCTCACCAAAACCCACACCGGCATCTTCACGGCCGGTCAGCCCGGCAGTTTCACCTTTACCGTCCGGGCCACCGACGCAGACGTGTACGGCACCACCACCGTCACCGACGCCCTCCCCGCCGGCCTGACCCTCCCCGACGGGCCGGTCACCGTCAGTGGCCCGAACGCCAGCAGCTGGGCCTGCACCGCCCTGAACAGCAAGGTGACCTGCACCAGCACGAACACCAGCGCCACCACACCCCTGCTCACCGCGGGGAGCGCCAGTACCTTTACCATCAGTGGCGTCACGGTCGGCAGCGCCGCGTTTCCCAGCACCACCAACACCGCCACGGTCAGCAACCCCAACGAAACCGCGACCGGCAACAACGCCGCGAGCGACCCCGTCAGCGTGAACCTCCCCCCCACCGCCGCCAGCGACGCGGTCACCACCCCCTACGCCACCAGCGTCACCCTGAACGTCCTCGCAAACGACACCGACGCCGCCCCCGGGACGATCAACGCCGCCACGGTTGACCTCGACCCGGGCGTCACCGGGCTTCAGACGAGCCGGACCGTCGCGGGGCAGGGCACGTTCACCGTGAGCAGCGCAGGCGTGGTTACGTTCACGCCCGTCACCGGATTCAGCGGCGTCAGCAGCGTCACGTACACCGTGCAGGACAACCAGGGGGCGCTCAGCAACGCCGCGGCCATCACCGTCACCGTCCGCCCGCTCGCCGTGAACGACACGAACACCACCCCCAGCAACCAGGCCGTCACCACCTCCGTCCTGGGCAACGACGCGGGCAGCGCCCTGAACCCCAGCAGCGTCGTGTTCCCTGCCGCCGGCCAGCCCACCGGCAGCGCCGTCACCAGCAGCGGCAAAATCCTGACCGTGACCGGACAGGGCACGTACACCGTGAATCCCGACGGCACTGTGACCTTCACGCCCGCCACCAACTACACCGGAACGGCCAGCGCCGTCACCTACCAGGTGAGCGACGGCAGCGGCCAGACCGCCACCGCCACGCTGACCGTCACCGTCACCAACCGGCCCCCCACCGCCAGCAACGACAGCGCGATCATCACCGCGCCTGGGCAGCCCATCACCCTCCCGAACGTCACCAGCAACGACACCGACCCGGACGGCACCCTGAACCTCAGCACCCTGACGTTCGTGAACGCCCCCACCGGCGGCACCCTCAGTAACGGCGGGCAGACCCTCACCATCACCGGCCAGGGCACCTGGACCCTCAACCGCTCCACGGGCGCCGTGACCTTCACGCCGCAGTCCGGGTTCGTGACCAACCCCACCCCCGCGCAGTACACCGTCCAGGACAGCCAGGGCGCGACCAGCAACGCGGCGACCATCACCCTGACGGTCAGCAGCGCCGTGGACGTCACCGTCACCAAAGCCGCTCCCGCGTACGCGAAGGCAGCCGAACCCCTGACCTACACCCTGACCGTGAAGGTCAGCGGCGGACCGGCCAGCGCCGTGCAGCTCACCGATCCCCTTCCCGCCGGCGTCACCTTCCAGGCGGCCAGTGACGCGGGCAGCTATGACGCCTCAAGCCGCACCGTCACCTGGGTCCTCGGCGCTCTGCCCACCGGCACCCGCACGGTCACCGTGACCGTGCTGGCCCCCACGGGAGCGCAGCTGACCGCCGACGCCAACGTGCGCACCCTGGTGAACACGGCGTCTGTCACCACCGCCACCCCTGAAGCCGACGCCACGAACAACTCCGCCACCGCGCAGACCTTGATGGTGCACGCCCCGCTGACGAAAACCGTCCGGAACGTCACGCGCGCCACAGCCTTCGGCTCGGCCGGCGGCGGCCTGCCCGGCGAACGCCTCGAGTACTGCATCGCCTTTCTGAACGCGGGCGGCGTTGCCCTGCCCAACTTCGTCCTCGTTGACCCGGTGCCCGCGAATACGCGCGTGGACGTCAATGCCTACGACGCGGCCCGCGCCAACGGCAGCGCCGGAAACGGCATTCAGCTGACGCGCGCCGGGCTGGGCTACCTGAGCAGCGCCCAGGACACGGACGCCGGCAGCCTGAGCAGTGCCGGCGGCACCTTCGGCCAGGGGGTAATGACGGTCCGGCTGGGCACCCTGGCACCCAACGAACAGGGCAACGCCTGTTTTCAGGTGACGATCCGCTGA
- a CDS encoding TetR/AcrR family transcriptional regulator has protein sequence MSDPADTRTQILDIAQRLMQERGYHAVSYKDIGAHLGIRNASIHYHYPTKTDLGVSLLQRYRAQLSGVLSGLAHLPPARQLDEYVAAYRAVVHDDGRICLCTVLAAEDCTLPAPVRAELRAFFDLNERWLTQTLDQGRQSGDLHYGGEPADTAATFLATLEGAMLLARTAADPRRFDRIAHHSVAALRAA, from the coding sequence ATGTCCGACCCCGCCGACACCCGCACGCAGATTCTGGACATTGCCCAGCGTCTCATGCAGGAACGCGGGTATCACGCCGTGAGCTACAAGGACATCGGTGCTCACCTGGGCATCCGCAACGCCAGCATTCACTATCACTACCCCACCAAAACCGACCTGGGCGTCTCCCTGCTGCAGCGCTACCGCGCGCAGCTGTCCGGGGTCCTCAGCGGTCTCGCGCACCTCCCACCGGCGCGGCAGCTCGACGAGTACGTCGCCGCCTACCGGGCCGTCGTGCACGACGACGGGCGCATCTGCCTGTGCACCGTGCTCGCCGCTGAGGACTGCACGCTTCCCGCGCCGGTCCGCGCCGAACTCCGGGCCTTCTTCGACCTCAACGAACGCTGGCTCACCCAGACGCTCGACCAGGGCCGCCAGAGCGGCGACCTCCACTACGGTGGTGAGCCTGCCGACACCGCCGCCACCTTCCTCGCCACCCTGGAAGGCGCCATGCTGCTCGCCCGCACGGCCGCCGATCCCCGCCGCTTTGACCGCATCGCCCACCACTCGGTCGCCGCGCTTCGCGCCGCCTGA
- a CDS encoding isocitrate lyase/PEP mutase family protein, with product MTQITTPDLATRARTLLDLHAAPDILVLANVWDVVSAQVVAAVPGVQALATASHSIASTFGYPDGEVIPLDLHLDMVRRIVQAVNVPVTMDFEAGYGNAGDTARRAIEIGVVGGNLEDAMKPLDEAVAAVEAVMAAGHAAGIPFVLNARTDAAVRAAPGTARTQVLAEVIRRGQAFLAAGAPVVFVPGLIDREEIREVAAAFGPQKLTVISVPGVSLPVNDLQALGVARVSTGPFTQRVALTALQDAAAALVAGGTLPAGTRPLN from the coding sequence ATGACCCAGATCACCACGCCCGACCTCGCCACCCGCGCCCGCACCCTGCTGGACCTGCACGCCGCCCCCGACATCCTGGTTCTCGCGAACGTCTGGGACGTCGTGTCCGCGCAGGTGGTCGCGGCAGTGCCCGGCGTGCAGGCGCTCGCCACGGCCAGTCACTCCATCGCGTCCACCTTCGGCTACCCTGACGGGGAAGTCATCCCGCTCGACCTGCACCTCGATATGGTGCGCCGCATCGTGCAGGCCGTGAACGTGCCTGTCACCATGGATTTCGAGGCTGGCTACGGCAACGCCGGCGACACCGCCCGGCGTGCCATCGAGATCGGCGTGGTCGGCGGCAACCTCGAAGACGCCATGAAACCGCTGGACGAGGCAGTCGCCGCGGTCGAGGCGGTCATGGCCGCCGGACACGCGGCTGGAATTCCTTTCGTGCTCAACGCCCGCACCGACGCGGCCGTGCGCGCCGCGCCCGGCACTGCCCGCACGCAGGTGCTGGCCGAAGTCATCCGCCGCGGTCAGGCGTTCCTCGCGGCGGGCGCCCCGGTGGTGTTCGTGCCGGGCCTGATCGACCGTGAGGAAATTCGCGAGGTGGCCGCCGCGTTCGGCCCGCAGAAACTCACGGTGATCAGCGTGCCCGGCGTGAGCCTGCCCGTGAACGACCTTCAGGCGCTGGGTGTGGCGCGCGTCTCCACCGGGCCGTTCACGCAGCGCGTCGCTCTCACGGCCCTGCAGGACGCAGCGGCAGCCCTGGTGGCCGGCGGCACCCTGCCGGCAGGCACCCGCCCCCTCAACTGA
- a CDS encoding PAS domain S-box protein, giving the protein MPDLSANALDVLNDLPLPVFITDARGLVLFSNQALANTTGQRGPDLQGASLSTVIHPDDLSAAQAVWGRAAAEDRPDEREIRLRLADGTYVWFCMRSRARPGGAGSATVLSTCHDIHALKVAETRAQQLQDLTASLADARDTGGVLALLPKAAQVLGATRAVLSLLPDHRAAGGLTRTFGLPDLPATLTQTLLADVTGGPGGEGSSPAPALADRLPGAGHHLMVQPLGAAGVPLGVLAVAIPGAAPPGPAERTLGLTVAGVLAQSLRRARQHEAEEAARQHERALLDAAPTLMWTSRPQEDVARFNRAWAEYTGLNVELKHGALERAVHPQDLGALRDAARRVLAGLPYSGELRLRRADGAYRWHHVSLRPLGPDEWLGVATDMHEQHEAEQRLHLTLEASGLGVWTLDLSTGTVQRSPETQRMLGFETTVDTTDTFYDRVHPDDRAEVQETFTRAIAGEGPASFRVDHRFLRGDGTSIWVEQLVRVERNEQGQALRLLGVTADITARKQTETRLRLLAGAGETLAENLNLPETLSRLTSLAVPGLADWCAVYLPQPDGTLHPAAYTHRDVEKQRLAEKYLALFPQRADDFGGVARAYRENKAVVLPSVSDDLLDALPITDRQRTLLKAMAFGSALIVPLAAHGRVLGVLSLMLHRGGRAFGPEDVPFVQELARRAALALENARLYAQAQSLNAELEARVGERTAALEARNRTLESFADLSRDLSLELDPDALVGRAQEILVSLLTGGASTYYEPGAGTWTLRSSRGEFRNPALLPALRAGLPRGATPNLDRPLDTQQPYYQRRYDPASVPVARELLKEVGATASLPVMVGGEPRGVLVVGTYEPRAWAPEERAMLETTARALGLALERSDALRERQQERTFLAGILQNLAEGIVACDARGHLTLFNEASRTLHGQPLAPLPPEAWAAHYHLYRPDGVTPLPLAEIPLYRAYQGEQVQDAEIVIRPEGGEARLVLSFGSPVTGSRGERLGAVVVLRDVTEQDASERALRDANEHLQRSNQELEQFAYIASHDLQTPTRAVTSFAELLQNRYGPQLDDRALVYLQQIIRGGRRMKRLVDDLLAFSRVNTQQGALTPVSSEGVLRAALEVLGPDLEAAAGVVTHGPLPVILGDQDQLTRLLVNLIGNAVKYRRPGTPPRVHLTADPDGTFWRFAVQDNGVGIGEAYLDRIFEPFQRLHAQDDIEGSGLGLPVSRKIVERHGGRLWVTSAPGEGSTFFFTLPGAAHRPVMTR; this is encoded by the coding sequence ATGCCCGACCTGTCCGCGAACGCCCTGGACGTGCTGAACGACCTGCCTCTGCCGGTGTTCATCACTGACGCGCGCGGGCTGGTGCTGTTCAGCAATCAGGCGCTCGCCAACACCACCGGGCAGCGCGGGCCGGACCTGCAGGGGGCCAGCCTGAGCACCGTGATTCACCCGGATGACCTGAGCGCCGCCCAGGCGGTGTGGGGCCGCGCCGCCGCGGAGGACCGCCCGGATGAGCGGGAGATTCGGCTGCGGCTCGCCGACGGCACGTACGTGTGGTTCTGTATGCGCAGCCGCGCCCGGCCGGGCGGCGCGGGCTCCGCGACAGTCCTGAGCACCTGTCATGACATTCACGCGCTGAAAGTGGCAGAAACCCGCGCGCAGCAGCTTCAGGACCTGACGGCCAGCCTGGCGGACGCGCGTGACACCGGGGGCGTGCTCGCCCTCCTGCCCAAGGCCGCGCAGGTGCTGGGCGCCACGCGGGCCGTCCTGAGCCTCCTGCCGGATCACCGCGCCGCCGGGGGACTGACCCGCACCTTTGGCCTGCCGGACCTGCCGGCCACCCTGACGCAGACCCTGCTGGCCGACGTGACTGGCGGGCCGGGCGGCGAGGGTTCCTCCCCCGCGCCGGCACTGGCGGACCGTCTGCCGGGCGCAGGGCACCACCTGATGGTGCAGCCGCTGGGGGCTGCGGGAGTGCCGCTGGGGGTGCTGGCCGTGGCGATTCCGGGGGCCGCGCCCCCCGGCCCGGCGGAGCGGACGCTGGGCCTGACTGTGGCCGGCGTGCTGGCCCAGTCGCTGCGCCGCGCGCGGCAGCATGAGGCGGAGGAAGCCGCGCGGCAGCACGAGCGGGCGCTGCTGGACGCCGCACCCACCCTGATGTGGACGTCCCGGCCCCAGGAGGACGTGGCGCGCTTCAACCGGGCGTGGGCGGAGTACACAGGGCTGAACGTGGAGCTCAAGCATGGCGCGCTGGAGCGCGCGGTGCACCCGCAGGACCTGGGCGCCCTGCGGGACGCGGCGCGGCGCGTCCTCGCCGGGCTGCCGTACAGCGGCGAGCTGCGCCTGCGGCGCGCCGACGGCGCGTACCGGTGGCATCACGTGAGCCTGCGCCCCCTCGGTCCGGACGAGTGGCTGGGCGTGGCGACCGACATGCACGAGCAGCACGAGGCCGAACAGCGCCTGCACCTCACGCTGGAAGCCAGCGGCCTGGGTGTCTGGACGCTGGATCTGTCGACCGGGACCGTGCAGCGCTCCCCGGAGACGCAGCGGATGCTGGGCTTCGAGACCACTGTGGATACCACCGACACCTTCTACGACCGGGTGCATCCGGACGACCGGGCTGAGGTTCAGGAGACCTTCACCCGGGCGATCGCCGGTGAGGGCCCGGCGTCGTTCCGGGTAGATCACCGGTTTCTGCGGGGCGACGGCACCAGCATCTGGGTGGAGCAGCTTGTGCGCGTGGAACGCAACGAGCAGGGTCAGGCGCTAAGGCTGCTGGGCGTCACGGCCGACATCACCGCCCGGAAGCAGACCGAGACGCGGCTGCGGCTGCTCGCCGGGGCGGGTGAAACGCTCGCCGAGAACCTGAACCTCCCGGAAACCCTGTCGCGCCTGACCTCCCTGGCCGTGCCGGGCCTCGCGGACTGGTGCGCGGTGTACCTGCCGCAGCCGGACGGAACGCTGCACCCTGCCGCGTACACGCACCGTGACGTGGAGAAGCAGCGGCTGGCCGAGAAGTATCTGGCGCTGTTCCCGCAGCGGGCGGATGATTTCGGCGGCGTGGCCCGGGCGTACCGTGAGAACAAAGCGGTCGTGCTGCCCAGCGTGAGTGACGACCTGCTCGACGCGCTGCCCATCACGGACCGGCAGCGGACGCTCCTGAAGGCGATGGCGTTCGGGTCGGCGCTGATCGTGCCGCTCGCCGCCCACGGGCGGGTGCTGGGCGTCCTGAGTCTCATGCTGCACCGCGGCGGCCGCGCCTTCGGGCCGGAGGACGTGCCGTTTGTGCAGGAACTCGCGCGGCGCGCGGCGCTGGCCCTGGAGAACGCCCGCCTGTACGCCCAGGCGCAGTCCCTGAACGCTGAACTGGAGGCGCGCGTCGGCGAGCGAACTGCGGCCCTTGAGGCACGCAACCGGACGCTGGAGTCGTTTGCGGATCTGTCGCGGGATCTGAGCCTGGAACTGGACCCCGACGCGCTGGTCGGGCGCGCGCAGGAGATCCTGGTGTCCCTGCTGACCGGCGGCGCCAGCACGTACTACGAACCCGGCGCCGGCACCTGGACGCTGCGCTCAAGCCGCGGCGAGTTCCGCAACCCGGCGCTGCTGCCTGCCCTGCGTGCTGGCCTGCCGCGCGGCGCCACCCCCAACCTGGACCGGCCGCTTGACACGCAGCAGCCGTACTACCAGCGCCGGTACGATCCGGCCAGCGTGCCAGTCGCCCGCGAGCTGCTCAAGGAGGTCGGGGCGACGGCCAGCCTCCCCGTCATGGTGGGCGGTGAGCCGCGCGGGGTGCTGGTCGTCGGGACGTACGAGCCGCGCGCGTGGGCGCCCGAGGAACGCGCCATGCTGGAAACCACGGCCCGCGCCCTGGGCCTGGCGCTGGAACGCAGTGACGCGCTGCGCGAACGCCAGCAGGAACGGACGTTCCTGGCGGGCATCCTGCAGAACCTGGCCGAGGGGATCGTCGCCTGTGACGCGCGCGGGCACCTCACGCTGTTCAACGAGGCGTCCCGCACGCTGCACGGCCAGCCCCTGGCTCCCCTGCCGCCCGAGGCGTGGGCGGCGCACTACCACCTGTACCGCCCGGACGGCGTAACGCCGCTGCCGCTCGCCGAGATTCCGCTGTACCGGGCCTACCAGGGGGAGCAGGTGCAGGATGCGGAGATCGTGATTCGCCCGGAGGGCGGGGAGGCGCGCCTGGTGCTGAGCTTCGGCAGTCCCGTGACAGGCAGCCGTGGGGAACGGCTGGGGGCGGTGGTCGTCCTGCGTGACGTGACTGAACAGGACGCGTCGGAGCGTGCGCTGCGGGACGCGAACGAGCACCTGCAACGCTCGAACCAGGAACTGGAGCAGTTTGCGTACATTGCCAGTCACGACCTGCAGACCCCGACGCGGGCCGTGACGAGCTTCGCGGAACTGCTCCAGAACCGGTACGGCCCTCAGCTGGACGACCGCGCCCTGGTGTACCTGCAGCAGATTATCCGCGGCGGGCGGCGCATGAAACGGCTTGTGGATGACCTGCTGGCGTTCTCCCGGGTGAACACGCAGCAGGGGGCCCTGACGCCCGTCAGCAGCGAGGGCGTGCTGCGTGCTGCGCTGGAGGTGCTCGGTCCGGACCTCGAGGCCGCCGCGGGCGTGGTGACGCACGGACCGCTGCCGGTGATTCTGGGCGACCAGGACCAGCTGACGCGGCTGCTGGTGAACCTGATCGGGAACGCCGTGAAGTACCGCCGCCCGGGCACGCCGCCCCGCGTGCACCTGACCGCCGACCCGGACGGCACCTTCTGGCGCTTCGCGGTGCAGGACAACGGCGTCGGGATCGGCGAGGCATACCTGGACCGCATTTTCGAGCCGTTCCAGCGGCTGCACGCGCAGGACGACATTGAAGGCAGCGGCCTCGGACTGCCTGTCAGCCGGAAGATTGTGGAACGGCACGGTGGTCGGCTCTGGGTGACGAGCGCGCCGGGGGAGGGCAGCACGTTCTTCTTCACGCTGCCCGGCGCCGCGCACCGGCCGGTCATGACCCGGTGA
- a CDS encoding tyrosine-type recombinase/integrase → MTLQSYTADALTQARTWSGLHDDELRRRAVKAAGEKNHEELVSLTRAYLTHEGASGLLTSLRTVEAYTLGVRQFLEYASNQAVNLLRPGRRDASGYVAFMLDAGRQPAGVQLKVAAASCLYRALRWAGATDADPFKDVRIPKDRTPGLVKRPPYTEDELADVLDHADVHVKFLLFVTAHAGLRISEALALTWDDLDEAARRVHVRSGKGRKARVVAMSTSLARATRHYRGLYAPGGPGHMDGKRTTAQDHVFRYASPMTARYHLEKAFRAAGVKFRGFHPGRKYAGTRLLQQVKDFGRVAAHLGHESIDTTRRGYAQLATDDLKDDLAGW, encoded by the coding sequence GTGACGCTTCAGTCCTACACGGCCGACGCGCTGACACAGGCGCGCACCTGGAGCGGCCTGCACGACGATGAACTCCGCCGGCGCGCTGTGAAGGCCGCGGGGGAGAAGAACCACGAGGAACTGGTTTCCCTCACCCGCGCGTACCTCACGCATGAGGGCGCCAGTGGCCTGCTCACCAGCCTGCGCACGGTGGAGGCGTACACGCTGGGCGTCCGGCAGTTTCTGGAGTACGCCTCGAATCAGGCTGTGAATCTTCTGCGGCCTGGCCGGCGCGACGCGTCCGGGTACGTGGCCTTCATGCTGGACGCCGGCCGGCAACCGGCGGGCGTTCAGCTGAAGGTGGCGGCCGCCAGCTGCCTGTACCGCGCGCTGCGCTGGGCGGGGGCCACGGACGCCGACCCGTTCAAGGACGTCCGGATTCCGAAGGACCGCACGCCGGGGCTCGTGAAACGCCCGCCGTACACCGAAGATGAGCTGGCGGACGTGCTGGATCACGCTGACGTGCACGTGAAGTTCCTGCTGTTCGTTACGGCGCACGCCGGGCTGAGAATCAGTGAGGCGCTGGCCCTCACCTGGGATGACCTGGATGAAGCGGCGCGGCGGGTGCACGTCCGCAGCGGGAAAGGCCGCAAGGCGCGGGTGGTGGCCATGAGCACCAGCCTGGCGCGGGCCACCCGGCACTACCGGGGCCTGTACGCGCCGGGCGGGCCGGGTCACATGGACGGGAAACGCACCACGGCGCAGGATCATGTGTTCCGGTACGCTTCGCCCATGACGGCGCGCTACCACCTGGAGAAGGCGTTCAGGGCGGCGGGCGTGAAGTTCCGCGGCTTTCACCCGGGCCGGAAGTACGCCGGGACGCGCTTGCTTCAGCAGGTGAAGGATTTCGGCCGGGTCGCGGCGCACCTGGGGCACGAGAGCATCGACACGACCCGCAGGGGGTACGCTCAGCTGGCGACGGATGACCTGAAGGACGACCTTGCTGGGTGGTAG
- a CDS encoding DEAD/DEAH box helicase: MTDKQHNWQALLQGRTPTPVQAQAIPALLRGEDVVTTARTGSGKTLAFLIPAAARGLGRAVRGMQPEVLIITPTRELAVQVRDVARELNLSAGRITGGITPQATRAEATGKGVIVGTPGRLKDLITKRELNLSRVQYVVLDEADELLSLGFLRDVGDILRAAQAQARTRPQVAMASATFPAELRSVAEQFMNRPTRIDVNVPGAPAVPQDVLAGASDATHLLVHTTRDDLLDTVAEHVRTALAAPGGCVVLFSRTKHLVKRRAQKLTTLLPHEVVAPLEGNMDQKKRERTMTLLREGQSRILIATDIAGRGIDLPEVRLVVHLDVASTAEDHVHRSGRTARAGQPGTNLVLLTPEQRQLWQSVRRKLPQALQPPVTPEEKQIDPAIQETQGRKQTPRPPQQATRGGPAGSTANAQRRRR, translated from the coding sequence GTGACTGACAAGCAACACAACTGGCAGGCCCTGCTCCAGGGCCGCACCCCCACGCCCGTGCAGGCGCAGGCCATTCCTGCGCTGCTGCGCGGTGAGGACGTGGTCACCACCGCCCGCACCGGCAGCGGAAAAACCCTCGCGTTCCTGATTCCCGCCGCGGCCCGCGGTCTGGGCCGCGCCGTGCGCGGCATGCAGCCGGAAGTGCTGATCATCACGCCCACCCGCGAACTGGCCGTGCAGGTCCGGGACGTGGCACGTGAACTGAACCTCAGCGCTGGGCGCATCACGGGCGGCATCACGCCGCAGGCGACGCGCGCTGAAGCGACCGGCAAAGGGGTCATCGTCGGCACCCCCGGGCGCCTGAAGGACCTGATCACCAAACGTGAACTGAACCTCAGCCGCGTGCAGTACGTCGTTCTGGATGAAGCGGACGAACTGCTGTCCCTGGGCTTCCTGCGGGACGTGGGCGACATTCTGCGCGCCGCGCAGGCCCAGGCCCGCACGCGCCCGCAGGTGGCCATGGCGTCCGCGACGTTCCCCGCGGAGCTGCGCAGCGTCGCCGAGCAGTTCATGAACCGCCCCACCCGCATCGACGTGAACGTGCCCGGTGCGCCCGCCGTGCCGCAGGACGTGCTGGCCGGCGCGTCGGACGCCACGCACCTTCTGGTGCACACCACCCGGGATGACCTGCTGGACACCGTGGCTGAGCACGTCCGCACGGCACTCGCCGCGCCTGGGGGCTGCGTGGTGCTGTTCAGCCGCACCAAACACCTTGTGAAGCGGCGCGCGCAGAAACTCACGACCCTGCTGCCCCACGAGGTGGTCGCGCCGCTGGAAGGCAACATGGACCAGAAGAAGCGTGAGCGGACCATGACGCTGCTGCGCGAAGGCCAGTCGCGCATCCTGATCGCCACCGATATCGCCGGGCGGGGCATTGACCTGCCGGAAGTGCGCCTGGTGGTTCACCTGGACGTGGCCTCCACAGCGGAGGATCATGTGCACCGCTCCGGGCGCACCGCGCGTGCCGGACAGCCCGGCACGAACCTCGTGCTGCTGACGCCCGAGCAGCGGCAGCTGTGGCAGAGCGTGCGGCGCAAACTGCCGCAGGCCTTGCAGCCGCCCGTCACGCCGGAAGAGAAGCAGATTGATCCGGCCATTCAGGAAACGCAGGGGCGCAAGCAGACGCCGCGCCCCCCGCAGCAGGCCACGCGCGGTGGTCCGGCCGGATCCACGGCGAACGCGCAACGCCGCCGCAGGTAG